The stretch of DNA ACGACCGTGGCCTTCCAGTGGGACGACGCGTTCAAGCACAGCAGCCGGGACCTGCTCGTCATGGGCAAGGACTCCGACGACTGGGCGAACGTGGGCAAGGAGGTCGTCGGTGACGAGGGTGGCGGCGCGACCTTCAAGCACGGCAAGGACTTGGAGTTCCAGTACAAGGAGACTCCCTCCGTGCTGAACCTGCTGCCCGAGCCGGCCAAGGAGAAGAAGGACACGGCCAAGACGGCGGACATCACCCAGCAGCGCGACGCGCTGATGAAGAAGGTGAATGACCACATCAGCGAGGCCATCGCCGCGCTGGGCAAGCCCAAGGAGTCCGAGAAGGAGCAGCCCATCGAGGACCGCTTCAAGTCGGTCACCGACATGTTCAAGGCGCTGGATGAGATCAACTCGCTGAATGATATGATCAAGCCGCGCAGCAGCATCTTCATCTGACTCGTGGCAGGGGGGCCCTGTCTGGAAGAGGGGCCTCTCGCGAGGTGGTCGTGAGCGGCAAACCGCAGAGCGGTGGTTCAGCGGACGTGCAGATTCCGAAGGCCCTGGTGGAGAAGCTCGTCAAGGGCGAGCTGCAGCTGGGGCAGTTCCTGGGAATGACACGCGAGCGGCTCTTCGAGTACGCCGCCATTGGCCACAACATGCTCCAGGCCGGCCGCACCCGGCTGGCCCTGGACATCTTCGAGGGCCTGGTGGCGGCCGCGCCCCAGGAGCCCGCCTTCCACACCCAACTGGGCGCCACGTTGCTGACGCTGGAGCGCGTGGATGCCGCGTTCGACGCCTATCAGCGCGCGCTCGCGTTGGATGGCTCGCACGGGGATGCGCTGGTGGGCCGCGGTGAAATCCTGCTGCGCCGGGGCCAGGTCCCGGAGGGCCTCAAGGACTTGGGCCGGGCCATCGAGTTGGATCCAGGCCTGAAGAAGCGCTCCACCCAGCGCGCCCGGAGCACGCTGCTCGCGCTGAAGAAGCAGGCCGAGTCGCTCAAGGCCGCCCCGCCGAAGCGCTGACGTGACGCCGTCCCTGTGGTGAGAACCGAGCAGGGCGCGCCTTCCTCCTCGCGCCCCGTGACTCCCCAGGGCTTCAGGCGCCGGCGACCACGGCGATGAGCAGCACCAGGAACACCAACCCCACCACGCCCATGACGACGAGCGGGACGAGCTTCTGCTTGTCCTTGAGCATCGCCATGGCGCCGCCCGGAGCGACCCCGTCCGGCACGGAGTTCTCCTGGGAGGGCTGGAAGGGCTCCTCGATGGGACCCGGCTCGGGCTCGGGCTCGGGTTCCGGCTCTGGGGGAGCGGGCTCGGGTTCGGGCTCCGGGGGGGCGGGCTCGGGCTCCGGCTCCGGGGGCTTCTCCTTGCGCACCGGCGCGGGGCGCGAGGGCGACGGAGGCGGGGCCTTCTTCACGTCGGTGGCGAGCTGGACGGGCTCCTCGGCGGGCTCGGCGGGGTCGACGTAGAGGAAGCGCGTGCCGCCCACCTCCACCTCGTCGTTGTCCTTGAGCGCCTTGCGGTTCACCCGCTTCTTGTTGACCTTGATGCCGTTGCGGCTGCCCAGGTCCTCCACGTGGGTGCCGGACCAGTCACGGCGGATCTTCGCGTGCTTGCGCGAGGTGAGGTCGTCCTTGAGGACGATGTCCACGTCCTTCTCGTCCCGGCCGATGACCAGCTCGGACGCGTCGGCGACCTCGATGCGCTCGCCCTCGCGCGGCCCGTTCATGATGCGCAGGTAGCGCTCCTCCGAGGAGGACAGCCCGCGCATCACGTCCTTCAGGTTGTCGCGCGCGATGAAGGACGTCTTCTCCGACGTGGCGTCCGCGTTGATGAGCTCCGTCACCTTGTCGAAGCGCACGTCGTACTGGGCGATGGCGATGACGTCGCCGTTGCGCAGCAGGCGCTTCTCGCCCTTGGGCAGGGGCTTGCCGTTGACCTGGGTGCCGTAGGCGCTGCCCAGGTCCTCGAGGAAGAAGAGCGTGCCCTCCTGACAGATGCGCGCGTGGTTGCGCGACACCGCCTGCTGGGCCAGGACCACCTGGCAGGACTTGTCGCGCCCCAGCGTGATGACTGATTCGGTGAGGACGTGCTCGGTGCCCTTGGCTCCGGCCTCGCTGCGCTGCGTGACGGTGAGACGGACGCTCATCGAGGGGGTGGTGCTTGCAGGGAACAGCGGGGCATCAGAACGTCGCGTTGCTCAGGTACTTCTCGCACGTCTGATACTCGGTGGGGAACTCTTCGGAAGTCGCATACTTCAGGAAGTTCTTGCAGGCC from Myxococcus guangdongensis encodes:
- a CDS encoding tetratricopeptide repeat protein; translated protein: MSGKPQSGGSADVQIPKALVEKLVKGELQLGQFLGMTRERLFEYAAIGHNMLQAGRTRLALDIFEGLVAAAPQEPAFHTQLGATLLTLERVDAAFDAYQRALALDGSHGDALVGRGEILLRRGQVPEGLKDLGRAIELDPGLKKRSTQRARSTLLALKKQAESLKAAPPKR
- a CDS encoding FHA domain-containing protein codes for the protein MSVRLTVTQRSEAGAKGTEHVLTESVITLGRDKSCQVVLAQQAVSRNHARICQEGTLFFLEDLGSAYGTQVNGKPLPKGEKRLLRNGDVIAIAQYDVRFDKVTELINADATSEKTSFIARDNLKDVMRGLSSSEERYLRIMNGPREGERIEVADASELVIGRDEKDVDIVLKDDLTSRKHAKIRRDWSGTHVEDLGSRNGIKVNKKRVNRKALKDNDEVEVGGTRFLYVDPAEPAEEPVQLATDVKKAPPPSPSRPAPVRKEKPPEPEPEPAPPEPEPEPAPPEPEPEPEPEPGPIEEPFQPSQENSVPDGVAPGGAMAMLKDKQKLVPLVVMGVVGLVFLVLLIAVVAGA